The sequence TCTTCGCCATTTCAGGTAAAGCCTCCTGTCTCCGCCGGAGCTTCCCGACTCCGGGCGAAATTGATGCTCCAATCCACAACATCTACATTATACTCCCGGGGCCTAACATTGTCTATGGGGAGCTAAATCATTTTCAGGATTTTTGGACCACTTCACAATTGGCCCGCCCCTTTGGCGGGTATATTTTCCGGGCGCCCGGAGAAAATACCCGGGAAAGGAGGCCGGACCCATGGGCTTTTTTGGACGGGAGAAGATTCCCGTGCCGCCCCATCCGCGCCGGGAGCCCCGGATCGACCTGCCCCTGTGCCTGGAGAGCCTGGAGCAGGTCTTTGACGGCTGCGTGGACTTCTCCCACCGGGCGGTGGACCTGGGGGGCGACCCGGCAAAGAAGCTCACCCTGTGCTACATCGGCGGCATGGTCCGCATGGAGCGGGTAAGCGACTATGTGCTGCGGCCCCTGGCCCAGGACAAGGCCCTGGCTGTGGGGAACCTGGCCGGCGCCATCGGGCGCATCCGGGACGGCGCCCTCTACAACCTGAGCGTGGAGGAGCGGACCACCATGGACGAGGCGGTGTTTGACCTCATCGGCGGAAACTGCCTGCTGCTCTTTCCCGGGGAATCCGTCTGCCTCTCCTTCAATACCGGCACCGAGGAGAAGCGCTCTGTCTCCGAGCCGGAGAACGAGCCGCCCCTCAAAGGGCCCCGGGACTCCTTCGTGGAGTCCATTCGGACCAATACCTCCCTGGTCCGCCGCCGCCTGCGCGCTCCCAGCCTGAAGATCAAGGAGCTGCTGGTGGGCCGCCAGACCGTCACCCCGGTGGACATCCTGTGGATCGAGGGGCTGACCAATCCGGAGCTGGTGAAGGCGGTGGAGCAGCGCATCGACGCCATCGACATCGACGCACTCATCGCCACCGGGAACCTGGAGGAGTATATCGTGGACGACCTGCACACCCCCTTCCCCCTGGTGGCCACCACAGAGCGGCCCGACCGCTTCACCGCCGGGGTGGTGGAGGGACGGGTGGGCATCCTGGTGGACGGCCTGCCCCTGGGGTGGCTGGTCCCCGGCACCATCAGCCAGTTCTTCAAGACCCCCCAGGACAAGGCCCAGAGCTGGATGGTGGCCTCCATGCTGACGGTGCTGCGCTACCTGTGCATGCTGACCACCCTGTTCCTGCCCGCCCTCTATATCGCCGCCGTCACCTTCCACCCCGAGATGCTCCCCACCAAGCTCACCCTCTCCATCATCGCCGCCAAGCAGGACGTGCCCTTCACCTCCATCTTTGAGGTGCTCATCCTGCTCATCGCCTTTGAGATCATCCAGGAGGCGGGGCTGCGCCTGCCAGGCTCCATCGGACAGACCGTGTCCATCCTGGGCGGGCTGGTGGTGGGTTCCGCCGCCGTGGAGGCCCGCATCGTCTCCCCCGCAGTCCTCATCGTGGTGGCCATCGCCGGCATCGCCGGGTATACCATGCCCTCCCAGGACCTGGCCGGCGCCCTGCGCCTGTGGCGGTTCCTGCTGGCCCTCTGCGCCAGCGTGGGCGGGCTGTTCGGCATCGCAGCGGGCGCGGCGGCGCTGGTGTTCCATCTGGCGGGCATCGAGAGCTTCGGCGTGGCCTACCTGACCCCCTTCGCCGCCAACGCCGGGGAGCAGGTGGAGGGCCGGACCGTCCTGCGCCAGCCCCTGCCCAAGGCCAAGCTGCGGGAGGCCGCCCTCAAGATCCGGAACAGGAGGAATCAGAAGTGAGTCGAGCCCAATGGCTGCTGCTGGCGGCCGCGGCCTGCGCCGCCCTCACCGGCTGCGCCCCCCTGGACGCCCTGCCCTACGCCTACGAGATTGAGGACACCGTCCTGCTGCGGACTCTGGGGGTGGACGTGGCCACCCAGCGCCTGGACGGCGTGGCGGTCACCGCCTCCAGCGGCGAGCGGCCCGCCGTGGGGGATTCTCCCGGCCAGGCCGGCGTGGTCCTCTCCGCTCAGGCGGACACCGTCAGCGCCGCCCGGACCATGATGCAGAGCTACGGCAAGGACGAGCTGTTCTTTGGCGACGTGGAGCAGGTGGTGGTGGGGGAGGGCCTGGCCCAACGGGGCCTGGACGACCTGCTGGCCCTGATGGCCCGGGACCCGGAGCTGCGGCTGGAGGCCCGACTCTGGGTGGTGCGGGGAGGCAGCGCTTCCGATGTGCTCTTCGGGGGGGAGGAGAGCGGCGGCGTGGACGACCGGCTGGACGCCATGGAGTCTAACGCCGATCAGGGTGCCGCCACCTTGCCCCGTACCGCCCGGGAGGCCCTGGTGGACCTGGCCCGGAGCGGGACCACCTTCCTGCCTGCACTGGCCCAGGGGCCCTCCCGGCCCGGCGACGGGGCGGAGGGGGACACGACGGTCAGCACCGCCGGGTACGCCCTCTTCCGGGATGGGGCCCTGTGCGGCTGGGCGGCGGGAGAAGAGGCTCATGGGATCCATCTCCTGCTGGGGCGGGCCGACGGCGGACTGCTGGAGTGCGCCGCGCCGGACGGCGCCCGGGTGGCCCTGCTCCTCACCGGCGTGCGGACCGGCTATACGCCGATTTTCCGGGGCGGCGCACTCGCCGGGCTGGAGGTAAAGTGCAAGGTGGAGGCCCGCCTGGCTGAGGTCCGGGGCGGAGATGCCCTGAGCCGGGAAGAGCTGGCCTGGCTGGAGGCGGAGACGGCCCGCCTCTGCCGCACGCGCATGGAGACAGCCCTCTCCCACAGCCGGGCGCTGGAGGCCGATTACCTCAACCTGCGGCAGCGCGCCGCCCTGTCCGCCCCATGGCGCAAGGATGAGCTGGAGCAGGACTGGGAGGAGGGCTTTCCGGGCCTGGCCTTCACAGTGAATGTGCAGGTCAAGGTGGCCGGAGGCTAGGCCCCGCTGCAAAGGGGCCCGGAGAGTGATAAATAAGGAGGTGGTCGCTTCTGGACCGCGATAAAATATCCGTCCGGCAGGTGCTGGTCCTGCTCTTTACTGCCCTGCTGTCCCCCATGGTGCGGGCTCTGCCCACCTGGACGGCGGCCACGGCGGGGGAGGGGGCCTGGCTGACCGGACTGCTGGCCTTCCCCGTGCTGCTGGCCATGGGGTGGATCTTCCGCGGGCTGTTCCACGCGGCCCCGGCGGACAGCGGACTGGCCCAGATCTTTCAGACGGTGCTGGGGAAGGTCCTGGGCGGAGGGCTTACTATTATATATGGTATATGGGCCCTCTTCCTGCTCTGCCTCCAGGCCCGGCTCTACGGGGAGCGCATGCTGGCCACCGGATACCGAAACGCTTCGGTCACGGTGTTCCTGGCCGTGCTGCTGGCGCTGGTGCTCTGGATGGGGCGGAAAAAGCTCTCAGCCTTCACCCGGGCGACCGAGGTGTTCTATCTGGCTCTGGCCCTGGCCCTGGGGCTGGTGCTGGCCGTCTCCATCCAGGACCT is a genomic window of Intestinimonas massiliensis (ex Afouda et al. 2020) containing:
- a CDS encoding spore germination protein codes for the protein MGFFGREKIPVPPHPRREPRIDLPLCLESLEQVFDGCVDFSHRAVDLGGDPAKKLTLCYIGGMVRMERVSDYVLRPLAQDKALAVGNLAGAIGRIRDGALYNLSVEERTTMDEAVFDLIGGNCLLLFPGESVCLSFNTGTEEKRSVSEPENEPPLKGPRDSFVESIRTNTSLVRRRLRAPSLKIKELLVGRQTVTPVDILWIEGLTNPELVKAVEQRIDAIDIDALIATGNLEEYIVDDLHTPFPLVATTERPDRFTAGVVEGRVGILVDGLPLGWLVPGTISQFFKTPQDKAQSWMVASMLTVLRYLCMLTTLFLPALYIAAVTFHPEMLPTKLTLSIIAAKQDVPFTSIFEVLILLIAFEIIQEAGLRLPGSIGQTVSILGGLVVGSAAVEARIVSPAVLIVVAIAGIAGYTMPSQDLAGALRLWRFLLALCASVGGLFGIAAGAAALVFHLAGIESFGVAYLTPFAANAGEQVEGRTVLRQPLPKAKLREAALKIRNRRNQK
- a CDS encoding Ger(x)C family spore germination C-terminal domain-containing protein encodes the protein MSRAQWLLLAAAACAALTGCAPLDALPYAYEIEDTVLLRTLGVDVATQRLDGVAVTASSGERPAVGDSPGQAGVVLSAQADTVSAARTMMQSYGKDELFFGDVEQVVVGEGLAQRGLDDLLALMARDPELRLEARLWVVRGGSASDVLFGGEESGGVDDRLDAMESNADQGAATLPRTAREALVDLARSGTTFLPALAQGPSRPGDGAEGDTTVSTAGYALFRDGALCGWAAGEEAHGIHLLLGRADGGLLECAAPDGARVALLLTGVRTGYTPIFRGGALAGLEVKCKVEARLAEVRGGDALSREELAWLEAETARLCRTRMETALSHSRALEADYLNLRQRAALSAPWRKDELEQDWEEGFPGLAFTVNVQVKVAGG